TAAAGCAGATGAATCCTATTTAGTTGGAAGTGATTTAGGTCCTGCTGAAAGTTATTTAAATATTGAGCGTATCATTGATGTAGCAAAACAAGCGAATGTGGATGCGATTCATCCTGGCTATGGATTTTTAAGTGAAAATGAACAATTTGCGCGTCGTTGTGCAGAAGAAGGAATTAAATTTATTGGTCCTCATTTAGAACATTTAGATATGTTTGGAGATAAAGTTAAAGCTCGTACAACGGCTATCAAGGCAGATTTACCAGTTATTCCTGGTACAGACGGTCCAATTAAATCATATGAATTAGCAAAAGAATTTGCAGAAGAAGCTGGTTTCCCGCTAATGATTAAAGCCACAAGTGGTGGCGGCGGTAAAGGTATGAGAATCGTTCGTGAAGAAAGTGAATTAGAAGATGCTTTCCATAGAGCAAAATCAGAAGCTGAAAAATCATTTGGTAATAGTGAAGTTTACATAGAAAGATACATTGATAATCCAAAGCATATTGAAGTACAAGTCATAGGTGACGAACATGGAAATATCGTACACTTATTTGAACGTGATTGTTCAGTACAACGTCGTCATCAAAAAGTTGTAGAAGTTGCACCATCAGTTGGATTATCATCAACATTACGTCAACGTATTTGTGATGCTGCAATTCAATTGATGGAAAATATTAAATATGTCAATGCAGGTACTGTTGAATTTCTAGTATCTGGTGACGAATTCTTCTTTATAGAAGTTAACCCTCGTGTACAAGTAGAGCATACAATTACAGAGATGGTAACAGGAATTGATATTGTTAAGACACAAATTTTAGTTGCAGCAGGTGCCGATTTATTTGGTGAAGAGATTAATATGCCGCAACAAAAAGATATTACAACATTAGGCTATGCCATCCAATGTCGTATTACAACAGAAGATCCGTTAAATGATTTCATGCCGGATACTGGAACAATCATTGCTTATCGTTCAAGCGGGGGCTTTGGTGTACGTCTTGATGCTGGAGATGGTTTCCAAGGTGCTGAGATATCACCTTATTATGATTCATTACTCGTAAAATTATCTACACACGCGATATCATTTAAACAAGCAGAAGAAAAAATGGTACGCTCATTACGAGAAATGCGTATTCGTGGTGTTAAAACTAATATTCCATTCTTAATTAATGTAATGAAGAATAAAAAGTTCACAAGTGGTGATTACACAACTAAATTTATTGAAGAAACACCAGAACTTTTCGACATTCAGCCGTCTCTAGATAGAGGTACTAAAACATTAGAATATATAGGTAATGTAACAATTAATGGTTTCCCAAATGTTGAGAAACGTCCGAAACCAGACTATGAATTAGCATCAATTCCAACTGTATCTTCAAGTAAAATCGCTTCATTTAGTGGTACGAAACAATTGCTTGATGAAGTAGGTCCAAAAGGTGTAGCTGAATGGGTTAAAAAGCAGGATGATGTCTTACTAACAGATACAACCTTTAGAGATGCACACCAATCATTATTAGCTACACGAGTTAGAACTAAGGATATGATTAATATCGCATCCAAAACAGCGGACGTATTTAAAGATGGTTTCTCACTAGAAATGTGGGGCGGTGCTACATTTGATGTGGCATATAATTTCTTGAAGGAAAACCCATGGGAACGACTTGAACGTCTACGTAAAGCTATTCCAAATGTATTATTCCAAATGTTGTTACGTGCTTCAAACGCAGTTGGTTATAAAAACTATCCTGATAATGTTATTCATAAATTCGTACAAGAAAGTGCTAAAGCAGGCATAGATGTCTTTAGAATTTTCGATTCATTAAACTGGGTAGATCAAATGAAAGTTGCCAATGAAGCAGTACAAGAAGCGGGCAAAATCTCAGAAGGTACTATTTGTTATACAGGTGACATTTTAAATCCTGAGCGATCAAACATTTATACTTTAGAGTATTATGTCAAACTAGCTAAAGAGTTAGAACGTGAAGGTTTCCATATTTTAGCGATTAAAGATATGGCAGGCTTATTAAAACCTAAAGCCGCTTACGAATTGATTGGTGAGTTAAAATCAGCTGTAGATTTACCAATTCATCTTCACACTCATGATACAAGTGGTAATGGTTTATTAACATACAAACAAGCAATAGATGCTGGTGTCGATATCATTGATACTGCTGTTGCTTCAATGAGTGGTTTAACAAGTCAGCCAAGCGCCAATTCGTTATATTATGCATTAAATGGCTTCCCACGCCACCTTAGAACTGATATTGAAGGTATGGAGTCACTTAGTCATTATTGGTCAACTGTACGTACTTATTATTCAGACTTTGAAAGTGATATCAAATCACCGAATACTGAAATTTATCAACATGAAATGCCTGGTGGACAGTATTCGAATTTAAGTCAACAAGCTAAAAGTTTAGGTTTAGGCGAAAGATTTGATGAAGTCAAAGATATGTATCGCAGAGTGAATTTCTTATTTGGTGATATCGTAAAAGTAACACCATCGTCTAAAGTAGTTGGTGATATGGCACTTTATATGGTACAAAATGATCTTGATGAACAATCCGTGATTACAGATGGCTATAAATTAGATTTCCCAGAATCAGTAGTGTCGTTCTTCAAAGGTGAAATAGGACAACCTGTAAATGGTTTTAATAAAGATTTACAAGCGGTTATTTTAAAAGGCCAAGAAGCACTAACAGCTCGTCCAGGTGAATATCTAGAGCCAGTTGATTTTGAAAAAGTCCGTGAGTTGCTTGAAGAAGAGCAACAAGGTCCTGTTACGGAGCAAGATATTATTAGTTATGTACTATATCCAAAAGTATATGAACAATATATTCAAACTAGAAATCAATACGGAAACTTATCGTTACTTGATACGCCTACATTCTTCTTTGGAATGCGTAATGGTGAAACAGTAGAAATCGAAATCGATAAAGGTAAACGATTAATTATTAAACTAGAAACGATTAGTGAACCAGATGAAAATGGTAATAGAACGATTTACTATGCGATGAATGGTCAAGCGAGACGTATTTACATTAAAGATGAA
The genomic region above belongs to Staphylococcus aureus and contains:
- a CDS encoding pyruvate carboxylase, with protein sequence MKQIKKLLVANRGEIAIRIFRAAAELDISTVAIYSNEDKSSLHRYKADESYLVGSDLGPAESYLNIERIIDVAKQANVDAIHPGYGFLSENEQFARRCAEEGIKFIGPHLEHLDMFGDKVKARTTAIKADLPVIPGTDGPIKSYELAKEFAEEAGFPLMIKATSGGGGKGMRIVREESELEDAFHRAKSEAEKSFGNSEVYIERYIDNPKHIEVQVIGDEHGNIVHLFERDCSVQRRHQKVVEVAPSVGLSSTLRQRICDAAIQLMENIKYVNAGTVEFLVSGDEFFFIEVNPRVQVEHTITEMVTGIDIVKTQILVAAGADLFGEEINMPQQKDITTLGYAIQCRITTEDPLNDFMPDTGTIIAYRSSGGFGVRLDAGDGFQGAEISPYYDSLLVKLSTHAISFKQAEEKMVRSLREMRIRGVKTNIPFLINVMKNKKFTSGDYTTKFIEETPELFDIQPSLDRGTKTLEYIGNVTINGFPNVEKRPKPDYELASIPTVSSSKIASFSGTKQLLDEVGPKGVAEWVKKQDDVLLTDTTFRDAHQSLLATRVRTKDMINIASKTADVFKDGFSLEMWGGATFDVAYNFLKENPWERLERLRKAIPNVLFQMLLRASNAVGYKNYPDNVIHKFVQESAKAGIDVFRIFDSLNWVDQMKVANEAVQEAGKISEGTICYTGDILNPERSNIYTLEYYVKLAKELEREGFHILAIKDMAGLLKPKAAYELIGELKSAVDLPIHLHTHDTSGNGLLTYKQAIDAGVDIIDTAVASMSGLTSQPSANSLYYALNGFPRHLRTDIEGMESLSHYWSTVRTYYSDFESDIKSPNTEIYQHEMPGGQYSNLSQQAKSLGLGERFDEVKDMYRRVNFLFGDIVKVTPSSKVVGDMALYMVQNDLDEQSVITDGYKLDFPESVVSFFKGEIGQPVNGFNKDLQAVILKGQEALTARPGEYLEPVDFEKVRELLEEEQQGPVTEQDIISYVLYPKVYEQYIQTRNQYGNLSLLDTPTFFFGMRNGETVEIEIDKGKRLIIKLETISEPDENGNRTIYYAMNGQARRIYIKDENVHTNANVKPKADKSNPSHIGAQMPGSVTEVKVSVGETVKANQPLLITEAMKMETTIQAPFDGVIKQVTVNNGDTIATGDLLIEIEKATD